One segment of Megachile rotundata isolate GNS110a chromosome 6, iyMegRotu1, whole genome shotgun sequence DNA contains the following:
- the LOC143264680 gene encoding putative inactive tRNA-specific adenosine deaminase-like protein 3 encodes MAITSPKCPKESKVEARARSWIARPILSAEFTEDPPLHDVYVGLLKQKRNISTAIQRISSILPNFHHLKRCSANKLLLAPLRSAESPAEHILTADKLKTTLSEKGFDLSLLEDDFQVIKVPARPARTKAQAARASKIWPLNFHPDPNIECLIDGSVFTEQQLDQIEMYMNVAVNVARLEAVGNENCNGSAVIVDPEDGRILAITASRIDQHPMWHAVMLAVDLVAKLQGGGAWKLNENSQDNVRAENGATKEKIIKRKYIEEAPLYYPPSLSNICLPKQESLKSTVIRRGRKNNDSTKMMDSEKSEAVNADDKCGPYLCTGYWTFLLREPCPLCAMALLHSRVSRIFYGVSNQCTGVLGSKTVLHAVPGLNHRYQVWSGVLEQECRQALQEIQHRNTD; translated from the coding sequence ATGGCGATCACATCGCCGAAATGTCCCAAGGAGTCCAAAGTAGAAGCCAGGGCTAGAAGTTGGATAGCAAGGCCGATCTTGAGCGCCGAGTTCACGGAAGATCCACCCTTGCATGACGTCTACGTGGGTCTGCTGAAGCAAAAAAGAAACATTTCAACGGCAATTCAAAGAATATCGTCCATTCTTCCAAACTTTCATCATCTGAAACGCTGTTCAGCCAACAAGCTTCTGTTAGCACCTTTACGTTCAGCGGAATCACCCGCAGAACACATTTTAACTGCAGATAAATTGAAGACCACGTTGAGTGAGAAAGGATTTGACCTATCCTTATTGGAAGATGATTTTCAAGTTATAAAAGTACCAGCCAGACCTGCCAGGACGAAAGCACAGGCAGCAAGGGCCTCAAAGATTTGGCCTTTGAATTTCCATCCAGATCCCAACATCGAATGTCTGATCGATGGATCCGTCTTCACGGAACAACAATTGGATCAGATAGAGATGTATATGAACGTTGCTGTAAACGTTGCAAGATTGGAAGCCGTTGGCAACGAAAATTGCAACGGCAGCGCGGTGATCGTTGATCCTGAAGATGGGAGGATCCTCGCGATAACTGCTTCCAGGATCGATCAGCATCCGATGTGGCACGCGGTCATGCTAGCCGTGGATCTGGTGGCAAAGCTTCAAGGTGGCGGTGCTTGGAAATTGAACGAAAACTCTCAGGATAATGTTCGAGCAGAGAACGGAGCAACCaaggaaaaaataataaaaaggaaaTACATAGAGGAAGCGCCACTTTATTATCCTCCGTCGTTGTCCAACATTTGCCTACCTAAACAAGAATCTCTAAAGTCTACCGTTATTCGACGAGGACGCAAAAACAATGATTCCACTAAGATGATGGATTCAGAGAAAAGCGAAGCGGTAAACGCAGATGACAAGTGTGGCCCTTACTTGTGCACCGGTTACTGGACGTTCTTATTGAGAGAGCCGTGTCCTCTCTGTGCCATGGCTCTCCTGCATTCTAGAGTTTCGAGGATATTTTACGGAGTATCTAATCAGTGCACCGGCGTGTTAGGGTCAAAAACGGTTCTGCATGCTGTACCAGGTTTGAATCATCGGTATCAAGTTTGGAGCGGAGTTCTGGAGCAAGAATGTCGACAAGCGTTGCAAGAAATCCAGCACAGAAATACGGATTGA